A portion of the Carya illinoinensis cultivar Pawnee chromosome 11, C.illinoinensisPawnee_v1, whole genome shotgun sequence genome contains these proteins:
- the LOC122282656 gene encoding coniferyl alcohol acyltransferase — translation MLTKALPLGSKHKLLFFINGLDFLMEVEASEQCGKFEVNFTGKSIVRAANPLPGPHILTLSNLDLLSGRFPVTYFYFYRKPLVSNFTPTIVDILKSSLSETLNNFYPFAGRIVQNPTTGEPEIICDNNGALVVEAEANIRLKDINFYNLNQTLEGKLVSINPNFPLQIQVTTYTCEGISITFTFDHALGDASAFGKFLVSWSEISQKKPISCIPDHSRNLRARFPPTYHPSLDQTFVKCTMEEITNIPTTRIRLKRLYHIDASSINTLQKLACVGGNKRTKIEAFSAYVWKVMVNTIDKSQHSKCKMGWLVDGRARMCKNGDKNFMSNYVGNVLSVAFAEADVIKIEQSSICDVAHNVHEAISKVTNQNHFLDLIDWIECNRPGLMLSRVVLGRGGPALVLSSGRRFPVAEVDFGFGSPVLGTVCSTIERIGVAYLNQRPSARDDGSWTVSAILWPELAAAFESDSIFQPMSASHLQL, via the coding sequence ATGCTCACTAAAGCACTTCCACTTGGCTCCAAACACAAACTACTCTTTTTCATAAATGGACTAGACTTTCTAATGGAGGTCGAGGCTTCAGAGCAATGTGGAAAATTTGAAGTGAACTTCACTGGAAAAAGCATTGTCAGAGCTGCAAATCCCTTGCCAGGGCCTCATATCCTCACTCTTTCAAATCTTGACCTTCTTTCTGGCCGTTTTCCCGTTACATACTTCTACTTCTACCGCAAACCCCTTGTCAGTAACTTTACACCTACTATTGTTGACATTCTCAAGAGCTCCCTTTCCGAAACTCTCAATAACTTCTACCCCTTTGCCGGTAGAATTGTTCAGAATCCAACTACTGGTGAGCCTGAAATCATATGTGACAATAATGGTGCCCTAGTTGTAGAAGCAGAAGCAAATATCCGTTTGAAAGACATAAATTTCTACAACCTCAACCAAACTTTGGAAGGGAAGCTTGTTTCTATCAACCCCAACTTTCCCCTGCAAATCCAAGTGACAACTTATACTTGTGAGGGTATTTCAATAACCTTCACTTTCGACCATGCACTTGGAGATGCTAGTGCCTTTGGTAAGTTTCTTGTCTCATGGTCCGAAATCTCTCAAAAGAAGCCGATTTCATGCATTCCAGATCATAGCAGAAACCTTCGTGCACGTTTCCCTCCTACATATCACCCTTCATTGGACCAAACCTTTGTAAAGTGCACAATGGAAGAGATCACAAACATACCAACAACCAGAATTAGGCTCAAGCGTCTGTATCATATCGATGCATCGAGCATTAACACGCTGCAAAAACTAGCATGTGTCGGCGGCAATAAGAGAACAAAAATCGAGGCTTTCTCAGCCTATGTTTGGAAGGTTATGGTTAATACTATCGACAAAAGCCAGCATTCAAAGTGCAAGATgggttggttggttgatggaCGTGCTAGAATGTGCAAAAATGGAGATAAGAATTTCATGTCAAACTACGTAGGGAATGTCTTGTCTGTAGCTTTCGCGGAGGCAGACGTCATAAAAATAGAACAAAGTTCTATCTGTGATGTTGCCCACAATGTTCATGAAGCTATTTCAAAGGTAACAAATCAGAATCATTTTCTGGATTTGATAGACTGGATAGAGTGCAACAGGCCTGGGTTAATGCTGTCAAGAGTGGTTTTAGGGCGAGGAGGACCAGCCCTTGTTTTGTCATCGGGAAGGAGATTCCCAGTTGCAGAAGTTGATTTTGGATTTGGAAGTCCTGTGCTAGGGACAGTGTGCTCTACCATAGAAAGGATTGGAGTTGCTTACCTGAACCAGAGGCCGAGTGCTAGGGATGATGGCTCTTGGACTGTATCAGCTATCTTATGGCCGGAATTGGCAGCCGCGTTCGAGTCTGATTCTATTTTTCAGCCTATGTCTGCATCTCATCTTCAACTTTGA